A genomic window from Mobula hypostoma chromosome X1, sMobHyp1.1, whole genome shotgun sequence includes:
- the tmem101 gene encoding transmembrane protein 101 gives MALDARRRFFKLLMRLGAIILTRFPFWNCFSMLMLFAERADQRRKPDIPVPYLYFDMGAAVICASFMSFGVKRRWFALGAALQLAISTYASYVGEQVHYGDWLKVRMYSRTIAVIGGFLILASGAGEVYRQKPRTRSLQSTGQVFLGIHLICVAYSLQHSKEDRLAYLNHIIGGEITLQLLFVLYAVLALSFLSGYCVRTAAQMLSILMPIVVLFIDGNVGYWHHSRRVEFWNQMKLLGQNVGIFGAAIILATDC, from the exons ATGGCGCTGGATGCTCGCAGGCGGTTTTTTAAACTCCTCATGCGCCTCGGCGCCATCATCCTTACACGGTTCCCCTTCTGGAATTGCTTCAGCATGTTGATGCTGTTTGCAGAACGAGCTGATCAGCGCAG GAAGCCAGATATTCCTGTGCCATACCTCTATTTTGATATGGGTGCTGCAGTTATCTGTGCCAGTTTCATGTCCTTTGGTGTGAAGAGGCGATGGTTTGCTTTGGGAGCTGCCCTTCAATTGGCTATCAGCACATATGCATCATACGTTGGAGAACAAGTGCACTATGGGGACTGGCTTAAG GTAAGAATGTATTCCAGGACTATAGCTGTAATTGGAGGATTTCTGATTTTGGCAAGTGGAGCTGGTGAGGTATATCGGCAGAAACCTCGTACAAGGTCACTACAGTCCACCGGGCAAGTGTTTCTTGGCATCCACCTTATTTGTGTG GCTTACTCCCTTCAGCACAGTAAGGAGGATCGCCTGGCCTATCTGAATCACATCATAGGAGGTGAAATTACACTGCAGTTGTTGTTTGTACTTTATGCTGTGCTGGCTTTGTCTTTCCTCTCTGGATACTGTGTTCGGACTGCAGCCCAGATGCTTTCTATTCTTATGCCTATTGTAGTTCTGTTTATTGATGGAAATGTGGGCTATTGGCACCATTCTCGTCGGGTTGAATTTTGGAATCAAATGAAATTGCTTGGGCAGAATGTGGGCATTTTTGGTGCTGCCATCATTTTGGCCACAGATTGCTAA